The following proteins are co-located in the Rhodococcus opacus B4 genome:
- a CDS encoding homoserine dehydrogenase, with the protein MTSESAHRAIGVAVLGLGNVGSEVVRILREHSEDLEARVGAPLELRGVAVRRPGKDRGIPEELQTTDAESLVARDDVDLVVEVIGGMDLPRKLILSALNSGKSVVTANKALLADHTGELAEAAELHNVDLYFEAAVAGAIPVIRPLIQSLAGDRVNKVAGIVNGTTNFILSAMDETGADYAATLAEAGRLGYAEADPTADVEGYDAAAKAAILASIAFHTRVTAADVYREGISKITAADLTSARALDCTIKLLSICERITTPEGKERISARVYPALVPLEHPLASVNGAFNAVVVEAENAGRLMFYGQGAGGAPTASAVMGDLVMAARNKVNGGRGPRESKYAKLKIAPIGDIPTRYYVNMQVADKAGVLSAVAAEFSQHGVSISTVRQEGAGDGARLVVVTHVATDSALSETVEALSKLEFVTAVTSVLRLEGTEQ; encoded by the coding sequence GTGACGAGCGAATCGGCGCATCGCGCTATCGGTGTGGCCGTCCTCGGCCTCGGCAACGTCGGGAGTGAGGTCGTGCGCATCCTGCGGGAGCACAGCGAAGACCTCGAGGCTCGCGTCGGCGCCCCGCTGGAACTGCGTGGAGTGGCCGTCCGCCGCCCCGGCAAGGACCGCGGAATTCCCGAGGAGTTGCAGACCACCGACGCGGAGTCCCTCGTGGCCCGCGACGACGTCGACCTGGTCGTCGAGGTCATCGGGGGCATGGATCTGCCCCGCAAGCTGATTCTCTCGGCGCTGAACTCCGGCAAGTCCGTCGTCACCGCGAACAAGGCCCTCCTCGCCGATCACACCGGTGAACTGGCCGAGGCCGCGGAACTGCACAACGTCGATCTCTACTTCGAGGCCGCCGTTGCCGGTGCGATCCCCGTGATCCGCCCGCTCATCCAGTCGCTCGCCGGCGACCGGGTGAACAAGGTCGCCGGAATCGTGAACGGGACTACCAACTTCATCCTGTCGGCGATGGACGAGACCGGCGCCGACTACGCCGCGACCCTCGCCGAGGCCGGACGCCTGGGATACGCCGAGGCCGATCCGACCGCCGACGTGGAGGGCTACGACGCCGCGGCCAAGGCTGCCATCCTCGCGTCGATCGCGTTCCACACCCGGGTCACCGCCGCCGACGTGTACCGCGAGGGTATCTCCAAGATCACCGCTGCCGACCTGACCTCGGCTCGCGCCCTCGACTGCACGATCAAGCTGCTGTCCATCTGCGAGCGGATCACCACCCCCGAGGGCAAGGAGCGGATCTCCGCGCGGGTCTACCCGGCGCTCGTGCCGCTGGAGCACCCGCTGGCCTCGGTCAACGGTGCGTTCAACGCGGTCGTCGTCGAGGCGGAGAACGCCGGGCGCCTGATGTTCTACGGTCAGGGCGCCGGCGGCGCCCCCACCGCGTCGGCCGTGATGGGCGACCTGGTGATGGCCGCGCGTAACAAGGTGAACGGTGGCCGCGGACCGCGCGAGTCCAAGTACGCCAAGCTCAAGATCGCGCCGATCGGCGACATCCCCACCCGCTATTACGTCAACATGCAGGTGGCGGACAAGGCCGGGGTCCTGTCGGCGGTGGCTGCCGAATTCTCGCAGCACGGCGTCAGCATCTCGACCGTGCGGCAGGAAGGTGCCGGCGACGGCGCCCGCCTCGTCGTCGTGACCCACGTCGCGACGGATTCTGCCCTGTCGGAAACCGTTGAGGCCCTGAGCAAACTCGAATTCGTCACCGCTGTGACCAGCGTGCTGCGACTGGAAGGCACCGAACAATGA
- the lysA gene encoding diaminopimelate decarboxylase, with translation MNAHPAGPKHAEQLHAPGLPERPADAAAFAALSPDVWPRNARRADDGVVSLAGIPVTELAEKYGTPLFVVDEDDFRSRCRDMARAFGPAAKVHYASKAFLCGEIARWVADEGLSLDVASGGELAVALHAGFPAGRIAMHGNNKSVAELNAAVSAGVGHIVLDSATEIDRLDKVAAEAGVVQDVLIRVTVGVEAHTHEFISTAHEDQKFGFSLAGGKAIDAVRRVFAADNLRLVGLHSHIGSQIFDVDGFEVAAHRVIGLLRDVVAEFGVDKTAQISIIDLGGGMGISYVPTDDPPPVDQLAAKLGDIVRHESALAGLPEPTLAVEPGRAIAGPGTVTLYEVGTIKDVTVGSNLTRRYVSVDGGMSDNIRTALYQAEYEAKLVSRVSDAAPVVSRVVGKHCESGDIVIRDTWMPEDIDAGDLLAVAATGAYCYSMSSRYNLLARPAVVAVRDGQSRVILRRETVEDLLSLEVQE, from the coding sequence CGCACCCCGCCGGTCCCAAGCACGCCGAGCAACTGCACGCGCCCGGTCTGCCCGAACGTCCCGCCGATGCGGCCGCGTTCGCCGCTCTGTCTCCGGACGTGTGGCCGCGCAACGCGCGCCGCGCCGACGACGGAGTCGTGAGCCTGGCCGGCATCCCGGTCACCGAACTCGCCGAGAAGTACGGCACCCCACTGTTCGTCGTCGACGAGGACGACTTCCGGTCCCGCTGCCGCGACATGGCCCGTGCGTTCGGCCCGGCGGCCAAGGTCCACTACGCATCCAAGGCGTTCCTGTGCGGCGAGATCGCCCGCTGGGTCGCCGACGAGGGCCTGTCCCTCGACGTCGCTTCGGGCGGCGAACTCGCGGTCGCGCTGCACGCCGGGTTCCCTGCGGGGCGAATTGCCATGCACGGCAACAACAAATCGGTCGCCGAGCTCAACGCCGCCGTGTCGGCCGGGGTCGGGCACATCGTGCTCGACTCCGCCACGGAGATCGACCGCCTCGACAAGGTGGCCGCCGAAGCCGGTGTGGTGCAGGACGTCCTGATCCGCGTGACGGTCGGAGTCGAGGCGCACACCCACGAGTTCATCTCCACCGCCCACGAGGATCAGAAGTTCGGGTTCTCGCTCGCGGGCGGTAAGGCGATCGACGCGGTCCGGCGGGTCTTCGCCGCAGACAACCTGCGACTTGTCGGTCTCCACAGTCACATCGGCTCGCAGATCTTCGACGTCGACGGCTTCGAGGTGGCCGCGCACCGCGTGATCGGGCTCCTGCGGGACGTCGTCGCGGAATTCGGCGTCGACAAGACCGCCCAGATCTCGATCATCGATCTCGGCGGCGGCATGGGAATCTCCTACGTCCCCACCGACGACCCGCCGCCCGTCGACCAGCTCGCCGCCAAACTCGGCGACATCGTGCGCCACGAGTCGGCGCTCGCCGGTCTGCCCGAGCCCACGCTGGCCGTCGAACCCGGCCGCGCGATCGCCGGACCGGGTACGGTCACGCTGTACGAGGTCGGCACCATCAAGGACGTCACCGTCGGCAGCAACCTCACCCGCCGGTACGTCAGCGTCGACGGCGGAATGAGCGACAACATCCGCACCGCGCTGTACCAGGCGGAGTACGAGGCCAAACTGGTCTCGCGGGTCAGCGACGCGGCGCCGGTGGTGTCCCGGGTCGTCGGCAAGCACTGCGAGTCCGGTGACATCGTGATCCGCGACACCTGGATGCCCGAGGACATCGACGCCGGCGACTTGCTCGCCGTCGCGGCCACCGGTGCATACTGCTATTCGATGTCGAGCAGGTACAACCTGCTCGCCCGCCCTGCCGTGGTGGCGGTGCGCGACGGACAGTCGCGCGTGATCCTCCGGAGGGAAACCGTGGAAGACCTGTTGAGCTTGGAGGTACAAGAGTGA